A window of Carassius gibelio isolate Cgi1373 ecotype wild population from Czech Republic chromosome A3, carGib1.2-hapl.c, whole genome shotgun sequence genomic DNA:
CCTTACCATGGAGAGTTTTATTAGCTCAGAAATGTGTTCAATCTGTCGGAATGAGAACAAGGTTAGTACACAATGTTTTAAGCACACATTGCCTCCCACTCAGGTAAACCATGTCATTACCTGCACTCTGGAGAAGGGCTCGATGACCCTTATTAGGTTTTGTTCCAGCAGATTGTCATAGAGTGTGGCCAGGTGGGTGCTGATGATAGGATCATCCCGTAGCTCAGCTTTGTATTCCGTTAAAGCCTAAATGCAGATCAGAGAGTAggacattaaatgtaaaaaacaggAGGTGGAATGAAAACATGGAAACATTAAGTCAGGGCATCTGACCCACCTTCTCAAAGTCTGCAAGTGACCTGTTCTTGCTGGCTTGGGCTACACATTTAAGTGCATCTGTCTACAGAAAGAGGGAGAAAGGACAAGTtaatccacataaaagaaaaatgttgccttgtcaAGCAGCACACAGGGTCAGGTGCTCTGGCTAATTGCATATAAGAATGGGAAAATGGTTGGATACTATGAAATGTGTGCTGCAGTCTGGGATGGTATTTTAATGTCAGTCTAAGTACCAGGTAAGTATCAGGCTCCTCCGCCCCAGGcagtaatttaattcacaatacactactattcaaaagtttagggtcaaaagatctttttaaagatgtttctgaaagaagtctcttatgctcacataGGCTacatctatttgatcaaaaatagttaaacagaccgtaatattgtgaaatattattacaatagaaCAATAacgattttctattttaattcattttaaaatgcaatttattcctgtgatgcaaagctgaatgttcagcagacattactccagtctttagtgtcacacgatccttcagaaatcactctgatgtgctgatttgctactcaaaaaacatttcttactattatagCTGTTGAACAACAGTGCTGCTAAATATACACTGTTGCCCAAATTATTATGCAAGTGACATATCAGTAGTATTTCGGTACAATAAAGAGTCAGATATTAGTTTGTGTTGTTTGGTAtcaatctcagactggtttggtCAAGAGTTTGCCAGGTCTTAGTTAAATGAAAACCCCACTTAAAGAGGTTGTTCCGATTTAAGCAAGTCCCAGTTCTCATGAGATATGGTGAGGAAAAAAGagctttctgaagatgaaaagtatgaaacaatGCAATGTCTTGCAAAAGGTATCAAAACAAACAATACTTTGTTAAAAGCAAACAGAGATTATTAAACCGTCAAACGATTTGTGAGTGACCTAGAGCACAGAAGATCTTGGTCAGATGAAGATTTTTCAAggaaagtttctgtcaaacaaattAACTGTATTGTAATGCCAGCTGTAAAAAAGCCAGTGCTGAGCAGCAGACAGGTGTTTGAAGCTACTAGAGTCTCAAGATCCTCTTCATGCAGACTGACAGTTGTGTGTAAAGCTGTGTTTCAGGCACTGCTAACCAAACCTCACAAATAGAAACCTGCACAGATTAAGACGCATGAAGAGGATCTTGAGACTCTAGTAGCTTCAAACACCTGTCTGCTGCTCAGCAATAGCTTTTTTACAGCTGGCATTACAATATAGTTcatttgtttgacagaaactttccTTAAATCTTCATCTGACCAAGATCTTCTGTGCTCCAAGTCACTCGTGAATCTATTGTCAATTAAAAAATCTCTATTTACTTTAAGCAAAATATTGTGTTTTGATGCATTTTGCAAGTTTCatacttttcatcttcagaaagatCTTTCTTCCTCACCATGTTTCATGAAAACTGTGACTTGCAGACCAAACCAGTCCCAGATTGATACCAGTTAagtgaaattatgttaaaaacacCACAAACAAAAATCGCACTCTTTATTGTACCCAAAATTGTTCGAtattctgaatttatttgaactttttttgtaacattataaatggcttAAGTGTCACTCTTGATCACTTTGATGCCCCCtagctgaatagaagtattaatttctttaaaaaaaaaaaaaaaaagtattaagccCAAACTTTAAAGATAAGTGTAAACGGGCATTAAGTGCAGTTATTTACTACAATAAAAAGTTTAAGCATGGGAAGTtttttaacataacatttaagATAATGTACATGCAAGAACATGCCTGATTTGTTTGTGGTAAATAACCATATCTGATTTTGACCTCAAACTATTATGAAAAAAACCCCCACAACAAATAACATCATAATGTGATCTGAGTCGCCGACTCTTTTCTTGCAGAAGTCATGGCTCAGACATCTACCTGTCTGCCGGCATATCTGAGGGCAAGCTTTCCACTGATCAGGGCCTGCACGTCCTCTGGcctgtaaaaacaaacacatacagcTTTAACATGCTCAGAGATTTTAAtaaagagagggggaaaaaaaaggtgAGAGACAGTAGAAAAACCCAGTACTCACGAGTTGAGCATGATCTTGCAGAGGAGCATGTACTTGAGTGCAGTGATGGCACGGGGACTGTCGATAGAGTCATAGCCTTCAAAAGCCTCATAAAAGTATGAATAAGCCGTCTTCCAGTCCTTCTCCTCAGCAGCGTGAATAATGCCTGCAAGTGGAAAAGAGAGGATGTGATGCTCTCAGTACAATGACTATAGGTATATCCACAATTCTTATGTTGACAAATTGGGTAAATCATTTTAGTACACACAATCGGTTTTTAATTAGCTTACGCAATGAACTGAATTGACACTGTAACTTTACTTTGGCATTTACAAGCTTCCAAATGTGATTGCATATATGATTAATTAGGCCATGtgttaaaaagaataaaagattaaaaacacTTGCAACTGACACACACCGAAGTGGAGGTGATGTAGCATTATAAGCAGCACTAAGCAGAAGCGTAGTGTCCATTCACAGCAAGCATTTGgagactgagtgcatgtgtgctgCATTAATACCTTTTCTATCAATGCATgtgaaacaatacaaataaatatattctgaatAGCTGCTATTGTATCATGTTGAACAACAATTTAGATTTCAGTGTGGAGGAACATATTAGGTGTCATGCCTGGTTAGGACCAGTTAGGATGTGATAGTGAGGGTCTTTGTGGAAGGACTTTGGAAACGTACCTGACTGCATGTCTAGAGCAGCCTGCAGCTTTGGAGGGCAGTAGATGGCGTTTGCTGTGGTCCTGGCAGAGGTGAGAGCCGCTCTGGCCTTGGGCAAGTTGCTTAGTGCATGATATGTCTTGCTTTCCAGCAACTGGAGCTCCACCAGCAGAGCTTTATCATCCATCTTCTTCAGCTCTTGCAGGAGCTGAGTGCCTGATTGGCGATGAGGAGGAGGACAGTGGTTACAGAACGCAATTACATCGCTCAAGAATATGAATGCGTCAACAATAGGGGTGACAATGTTTTGTCAGGGACTCACCGAGCTGTAGAGCCTCTTGGTAACGTTTTGTCTCAAAGTATAAAGAGACCAGACGGGCCTAGAGGATTGCAGTAACAGTGATAAGAAATCAGAACTTGTGTGGCATATCGAACTCAAATCCGTTTAGTTTTAGTAGCACTGACAGCAAAACAATAACCAGAATCCAATGTTTGCAAACACTCTCCAAACAGCATTGATATGTGGTTAGAAATCTGATTCAAATCTGATTTGGGCTTTTGGACAGTAGTGTATAcaacatcacaaaaaaaatgcacaatattGAATGAATTTGTTTGAATACACTCAATCCTTCCTCATACAGTGGCCTGGTGACAGTCATGTCAAGATCACATCACCAGTCAAATACTAGTCACAGTAATACATTGTCCCAGCTCAACATAACACAAATAGGGTGCACCTTCTGAAAAAAGACTATTCTTGCAAAAGAAAGGATGATATTTACGGTAGCAAGCCTCTAATTCACAAAACTAGTTGTGCTCACCTCCAGGGCCTGTCGGAGAAAGGTCCTCTTCTCTGATTTGGCCCATTCAATGCACTCCAAACATAACTCCACCTCCTGACCAGTAGCTGCCTCCATGTCCAAGAACATATCGAGCAGAGAGCGCACCAACCGTGCTGCCTTTGCTTTGCTGATGGAGTTCAGGAATGGTCGGACATACTTCAGCAAACCT
This region includes:
- the LOC127950857 gene encoding 26S proteasome non-ATPase regulatory subunit 11A-like — translated: MAAAAVEFQRAQSMLSTDRNASIDILHAIVKRDIQDNDEDAVRVKEQSILELGGLLAKTGQAAELGGLLKYVRPFLNSISKAKAARLVRSLLDMFLDMEAATGQEVELCLECIEWAKSEKRTFLRQALEARLVSLYFETKRYQEALQLGTQLLQELKKMDDKALLVELQLLESKTYHALSNLPKARAALTSARTTANAIYCPPKLQAALDMQSGIIHAAEEKDWKTAYSYFYEAFEGYDSIDSPRAITALKYMLLCKIMLNSPEDVQALISGKLALRYAGRQTDALKCVAQASKNRSLADFEKALTEYKAELRDDPIISTHLATLYDNLLEQNLIRVIEPFSRVQIEHISELIKLSMGDVERKLSQMILDQKFHGILDQGEGVLIVFDEPPVDKTYEAALETIQNMSKVVDSLYNKAKKLT